Proteins co-encoded in one Pelobates fuscus isolate aPelFus1 chromosome 5, aPelFus1.pri, whole genome shotgun sequence genomic window:
- the LOC134610385 gene encoding P2X purinoceptor 7-like yields the protein MASGNSSDSTGPNDADIQRMLSEYFEDRHRHAVDPDILNSMDWDPPAQQVINEENTQGSPTRVGTSEWCLCGNCMPMQSEEESLCCREIENIVDMLNEQHNCICNLPYLREQLSSREHVLSLYRYGLSYVKSARFRSPEQMQESDYRKTAYRSFTMWVYGYLGPKRRRPIPSCTVKLIRSHFPAPDAIYMGFRYADDDPIAVELV from the exons CTGTCAGAATATTTTGAGGACCGTCATCGACATGCAGTGGATCCTGATATTTTAAATAGTATGGACTGGGATCCACCTGCACAGCAAGTGATTAACGAGGAAAATACGCAAGGTTCACCAACAAGAGTTGGAACATCGGAATGGTGTCTGTGTGGCAATTGTATGCCAATGCAAAGTGAGGAAGAAAGTCTATGCTGCAGGGAGATAGAGAACATTGTCGATATGTTGAATGAACAACACAATTGCATTTGCAATCTTCCATATCTACGTGAGCAATTATCTTCACGGGAACACGTGCTGTCTCTATACCGTTATGGTCTCAGCTATGTAAAATCCGCTAGATTCCGTTCTCCAGAACAAATGCAGGAAAG TGACTACCGAAAAACTGCCTACAGGTCCTTCACAATGTGGGTGTACGGATACCTGGGACCCAAAAGGCGGCGTCCGATACCCTCATGCACAGTGAAACTGATTAGGTCACACTTTCCTGCACCTGATGCGATATACATGGGTTTTAGATATGCGGATGATGACCCTATAGCTGTTGAACTTGTATAG